TGGACCAGCTGCAGAGCTAACCCTTGTTCTATTGGTTTGGTGGTTGCTACCAAGACGATTTATTTATGCCCATCAAAGGACCTCGAGATGCTAATCCACGAAAAACGATACGAGAAATTCGAAAGAACTCATATACGGAACGAGGGCGACCCGTGGAAATACATCGGTTTCTTACTCGTGCAAAGGAACTTTTTCTTGGCAACTTGGACAACTTATAACGATGTTTGTCCCGCATATCACTAGGAAGATCGGGATCTTTACAAAAGGCTTTAACAATTTCGTCTCAATTCATATTTAGCCGCGAGCAATCTACGTTTGTGATCTCGTATATTTCGCTTCTCCGACATCTTACTGAGTTTCCCCCTCATCTTTTTGCAAAAAGCCGCTCCACGGTGGTAAAGTCTCATCTTGTGTGTTGGCCGAAGTGACAATAGTCACATTGAACCCTCGAATATGTTCGAAGATCTCGAAATGATCTTCCAGTTCCGGGGAGAATTCGCAAAACTCCGTTTCCATCGAGAATTGAATGGAGTTTTTCCGTATTTCGACCGGAGAATCTAACAGAGACATTACTGTCGAGATTCTGACCGAAAAATTAGACATTCCATGCCCTCGGAGAGTGCTTTGTCGTGCTAGGTCACTGACATATCCTTTGTCTTTTGATGACCCCAAGAATGGATTGGATCGAAACGACTTTCCTGTCGAACCCCTTTGTGTCTGTATGAATTTCTGACCGCGCGGAATCTCCATAGCCAATTTTCCATTTTTTATTATGAAATCATAGGGTGCCTTTGGCACTACTCTTATTTCACACGATCCAGGAACTTCCATAACGTTGGCGTGATTCGGTTTGAGCAACGGATCCTGACGTGATACATCTTCGTAATGAAAATAGAGTGGAAACATGAGTTGGCTTTTACTTTTTCTATAGAATGAGCACTGTGAACTATCTGCTTCAAAAAGATAGTTGTAAGAATGAATGAAACTTCAACCTTCGATCGGAATACGGATGAGATCAAAAGGGCCAGTTGCTTACTTGCGAAGAAGGAGGCAAAGGATGCAATAGCTTCGGTTAGAGCAAAGCCCAAAATGGAAAACCAAATGATTGTTTAGCCAATGATGGATTTCGCGCCACGGAATGGATCAAAGAACTGAACACGTTTCCAATACTGACAGCAGCTCCCCTCCCGCTCAGTCCAGTCCGCGAATCCTCTTCGTGATTTCCAAGAAGTGACAAAGAAACAATAGAAGAAAGGAGTGTAGGATTGGTATGGGTCACGCGCGGGCAGCCCCAGCTCCCAACTCATCTGGAGAATGAATTGGGCCCCTGTGTTGATGATCTGCTAGTTGATTCAAGATCTGGGTGATTCACCCCATTTAACTAGTGCCGAAATAGGTCGGGAATCCGAGATGACGGCACAGCACAAGCTGCCATACCTCCGGAGGCTCCGCTTTGCCGCAGATCCACTCTGGTTTCGTCCCCTTGACCCATCCTCTTTGATTCAGATTGTGGGGCATTCAATGCACTTGATGTAGACCAGAAAGAAGAGGCTTCCCCGTGGGCTGGGAGAGTAGCCGCCTCTTCACTCTCCTTCAGCCGATTCAGATACCGAATCGTATCTCTTGGAGAGAGGTGCAGAAGCTCTCTCTTTGACTCAGGAGGGCGTTCCACCACTTCGACTGATGCGGACGCGGTTCCCTCGTCGTGAAAGAAGTAATGAAAGGGAAGCCCCGGGTCAAACCGCGTTTGTTGTTGCCTGTATAGCTTTCTAGAGCAGAGATCTAGCAACGCATTCTAGGCACAGATCATTGGTATTGGATGAATCGTTAGGTTGTGCCGAGTCAAATCAGCTCCGTTTTTTTCCGTTGCAGAAAAGAGATCCCTTCCCCCCGCTTTAAAAAATTATGAATATGAAGTCCGTGGGGCTGCAGGTACTATGGATCCTCTGACTCCCAATCGGGTTGCCTTCCCAGGTCTCGCCGGTGTTGCCTGTAGGTCGTGATGTGCCTCGAGATGGCCGTCTCCTGTCCCCCTGCCGGTGGGGAATCCGCTCCCGGGTCGTCGCTCTGCTGCGTCTGGCCCGTCCTTTAGGCACCTTTGGAAGGCAGGGAGTGTGACAACGTACACGCTTCCCTTTACTCCATAGGGCCTTCTCATCAGTTGCAGGGTTTGGTGGCCCGAAATTGACTTGGCTTCGCCAAAAGGCCTCATCTCTAGAAGCCCGGCTCGCGAGGCGTCCCTCTCGCAGTAGGGTTCCAAACCTCGCCTCGCTCTTGTGACATGCTATGTTTCCCCTCTTCATTCCCAAGTAAAGGGTGAGTCCCATGCGTCAGTTTTGTGGATCGCGGTCTCACGCACTAATCCCTACAGGTGCCCGTAGTAGGCCGGCCGCCCTACCTAAACCAATCATCATATCGGTCCCTAGGCCCCATTGCTGGAAAGGCTCGGCTTCAAAACCGTACGTGGAGCTTCCGCCTCATACGGCTCCTCTAGGGATGGAGGTAGGCCCAACCCAGGCTTGTGCGGTTAAGGTTTTTGTACACGACCTCATAAGATAAGAAAAGAATGAAAAAAAAATGGATTATGGAACTATATTATTTGAATAGTGTTTCAGCGTAGTCTCTGAGACCCCCTTCAGGTCATTATAAAAAGTAAGGGAGTCCTTGTAAAATGGGCTAGAGCGCCCATTAGCTTGCAAATCCGCTATAATAGCGGGGAGGTTTTCCACATCATATTTGTGCTCCAAGAGCTCTCAAATTTCCTGCAAGCGGTGTGCAGCAGGAAGTCGCAATCCATCTTCTTTCCGAAATTCGCAGATGAGATCGGCGACTTTGTTTTCGCGATCAGTAACCCATTGGGATTCTAGTAGACCCTCGATGGGCAATTGCCCCGCCGCTGGTGCTGGATGAAAAATTTCTGCTTGTTGTTCCGCATGAGGATTGAGTGGTAGGGCTGGTTGCTGAGGATTTTGATCCATTCTCAAGATCTCGGGCCGCCCCTCCAACTCGCTCCCGATGCCATTAGGCATTACCTCAATGCTGGAACTGGAAATCTCAGAGCCCATAAACATCATTGCCGTGGCTTCGGTTTCGATGAAAACAATGGAAAGAATAAATATAACCTACTATCCACGGCGGATCCCATAAAAAACCTACATCCAAAAATGAGAGTTGTTGAAGAGCCTTAAGGGCTTATACCCAAAAAGTATGAAACGCACTAGATGTAATGGGACGGACGGGATGAAGCCAATAAAGAAAAGACTCTAAAAGATAAAAAAAAGAATGTGATTCGGGCATAGGTTGCCATGTTACTTTTTGATACTAAATTGTTCTGTTCCCTTAGATGGGACTCTATTTAACATAACAAAGAGGGTCCGCCGTTGTTAACCGGGAAAATAGTGGGACTTGAAAAGAGGATGGGAGACAGGGGAACTCAAACAAGTAATAGAAGAGAGGAGAGGGCCCTCTAAAAGCCGTACTGCTGCTGTTGTTTCTATACGAAAATTGTGTGAATTCATTTTGTTAGCGGCAGCTATCCTGCATTATACTTGAACTGAACTGTAATTCCGCCTCCGTTTTTTATAGCAGCATTCCTTTCCAAAAAAAAGTAAGAGAAGAGAGTTAGTGCTCATTGACCTCCTTTTTGTTGTTCTAAGTAAATGGATTCCTTTCTTACGAAATTTGAGTTGGAAATGCTTTAAGCGCGTATTGATACTTCTTAAGTGGAGGAGGTTTTCGGTTTCGCCTTTCCCCTTGGGCTTTATCTTCTTATGTAGTTGAAGATACAACCTGTACTTTTTTTTGAATGTACGAATTCTGTAGAAAAGCTAGTACCTCGTTAGCATTGCAACAACACGAATAGGGAGCGAGATACTGGAATACTCGGGGAAGGAGCTATCCGGAGTGGATCGAACGCGGCCATTAGGGAAGTAAAGCACCCTACAGCCATAATAAGATGGGCCGCCCCCAATATCAAGATCGAAAACCTTAAGTGGATTTCCTTTATCAGCAGGTCGAAGGGGGGCCCCCGGAGAAGAGACCAGGAATAAAGACAACAAGAGAAGAGAATAGAATTAAATGAAACAAAAAGGATTAAATACTAAAGGATAATAGGAGAGATAAGAGATAAAGATAGATTGCAAATAGAATGAAATTAGAAGCAGACAGAGAAGCAAAAAGAATAACTAGAAGAAACCACTTAGAGGAGATGTAGTGAATAGATCGAGCCGCTCCACTTAGGAGACGATGATTTGGGGCTACTGCTGCCCTAATAGCGGAGCCGTCCCCATTGGGGAGAGGGGAAGGCTGGGAGGATACGCCTACCTCCGCCGGAACCGAATTGGAATTGGGTTTCTGATAGAGTACGGTGCCGCCAGCAAGCTTCATGCTCTCTCGAGGAGTGGGGTCGGTCCCCGAGTGTGGGTTTAAGCATGTAGGTGGTGAACGAGGAGTTTGACTTGCATGTGTTAAGCGTATAACTTGCTCCTAAATTCTTGGGCGGGGCTCTGTCAGTCGGCTTGCCAATCAACTGACCCGCTTTCCGGTGTCAACTGTGGAACTTCCACTATTCTCGCGAAAAAGAGACCTGCTCTTCGTTTTTAAAAGCCTGTTCCAACGAGCTTCGCTATTTCAGAGAAGGGAAAGAACTTCTCCGTCATAGACGGCCGAAGGTACCTTCCTAGAGGGTTTTTTCTTTTCTTTTATCTTTCTTTTTAATTGCCTTCACTTACGATAAAAATTTGCACTCTATTCTCCCCCAATCTAAACTTTGTTTTAAAGAAAACGAGGTACGTTCCGTTCGTGCCTTTTGATTCTCAAGACAAAACGGAAAAAAATCCCTTTCTATTTTTATTGAGATTGAAGAGGTGGTTCAAGGGAAGGGGTGAATGTAGATACATTTTGATTCTTTTTTTTTTTCGTTCTCTTCGATAAAGCATTAAGCCCCTTTTTACGCATTTTTATTTGAGAGTTTCTTAATAGATAAATAATCCTTTTCAGGTTTATGCTAATTTTTTTATGAGGATGTTTCGGTGGATATAGCTTTATGAATTCTCGAACTCTAGTTTGTACAAGGTTTTTGAAATAGGCGATGATTTCTTTTTTATTGTTATGACAACAGAAAGATAAGGCAAAATAGATTTTGATTGCAGAGAAAAGTATTGTTGTGAAGGCAGAAAGGTTCTTTTTCTTGCCCATTTTTTCCATTATCCTTTCTAAAGTAAAGTGAACTTTTTTTTTCCATCGGTGGAGGGGAGCCCTCATTTCCAGGGTCCCTTTCAAATTGATTGAGACAAGCAAGCCGGTCCCACAAGGCTTACTTTTTCCTCGAATTCTAAAGAAGTTGCCTCGAGCTGGAGTTCATCCAACGCATTTTGAAAGAACTTTCTAAAGCTTTGATGTTTCTTTTCAGAATCGGCCCCACTTTTGTTTTGATAGCAAAGATCATGTCATCCGCATATCTTACATAGCACAAGCTTTCTTCTTTATTCATAAAGGCCTTAATCTTAACATCAAGCTGGTGAAGAAAGATATTCATCAAAACGGGAGACACGGGGCTACCTTGTGGTACGCCCTTAGTTTGGTATGAATAATAATTTCCTTCTTTGTCAAAAATTTTTTTAGGAAAGCAGCTATAAGATTACAAAGATTTTGAGGCCCCTCTCCTATACAAATAAGAAAAATTGACTTCAATAAGTAATCTATTCTTTATGTTATCGAAACACCCAACGATATCGGATTTCATTAATCTATCTACTGACCCCCAACGCTGTACCTGTAGAAAGAAAGTAATAGACCCCCGCTCTTTCCTAAACCCGTGAGATTGAGTAAAAAAAAATGTCATAAAAATTTGCATTTAGCAAATGAGACAGCGCATCCATGACGATGATGTCTGCCTTGTTCGGCTGTGTAATGGGTCGCAGCTTCCCCGGTTTATTTGGTTTTGGAATCCAGGACCGGTACATAGAGGAAAACTGAAAGGTCGAGCTCAAGAGTGCTTTTTTGAGCTTTTCCAGTTCCTTTTCGGGGGTTAGTTGTTTATAAACGGCTTTCTCTTCCCAAAGATAATCAATCCACTATCTTTTATCTTTACTAATTTTTCCATCAAATTCTTCCTCTCTTAGAAGAGTTAGGAAATCTTCTCCACCTTCTGACATAGCACTCATTTCCTTTCTTTTTTTCTCGGCTGGTTCTGAACGCTGGTTGATATTACAATACGTCAGTTAGTTAACATTCGATCCCCCTGGGACACTAAAAGAATTTCGCTTTCCTGAAAAAAGGAAACTTACGAAAGCATCTATCTCTATCACGCACTTCAATCCGCGCATAAGACGATTCCTCTTTCTATACTCAATTACGTAATAGTCCAGCTAGCTCGTCTGTGTCTGGCAGTTTAAGCCTTGGCCCAGCAGCTTCTTTTCAATCCAGGAGCTGCATGATAAGAAAGCTCTCGATCTCGGCTAGCTTCAGTTAGTCAAATAGACCAGGAAACTCGTACTGCAACTATGCCAAGCCCGATCTTGGTTCCAATGCAGCAGAGACAGGTGTTGCTGATCGAACTAATCTACTTTAGGGATTCACCTAGCAGCTTTTAATAGGAAAGCTCGTTCCACCCCTTCGACAAATTCTTTCGCAGCAGCTTGAACTGAACCGGGGCTATCAACGTGAACGAGATAAAAACTAACCCCATTACTCGATCAGGGGATCTAAGCCACAGCTCTATTCCCGACTCGAGATCCATAAAGGACTTTAAGGGATAACTGCTCTCTCTATCTCAGCTGCTTTCCCTACTACCGGCACAAGAGGGACTTTTTCTCTAAAGCCTACTTCCTCTCTCTGATCTCCAAAGCCATTTTGTCCCGATACTGGAAGCCGCGTTTGAAGATGAGTGGATCGGAAATCTAACCCAGCGAAGAAAACGCCTACTTATAAGTCAGGCGCACTAGCGCACCAAGCAAGAAAACGGCTGGATTGACTGGCTAGCTCGTGCAATCAACGACAAAATCCTTCGCGTTAGTAAAGTAAGCTAAGCAAGCCTGGTTTGGTTCTCCGGGCACTACGGTAGGACGTGGGTCGATCATGACGAGAATGGACTTCTCCGTAATGTAATGTAATAGAAGAGTCACAGTCCAGTTCCCCGGGCTTTCTCCCGGACGAAGGAGATATGAATTCCATTCAGGCGGGTAAGGGCGTGGCTTGACCCTGTGTTCTCTCCTGGTCGGGTCGGGAGGCGAAGACTGGCAAAGTGCATCATTCAGTGGTGGGGTGCTCATAGAAAAGAAGGCGTCGCCCAACGAGTGGCAGATTTTGATGGAGTCTCGCTTTGATGCTGGGGAGATCCATAGATCTGGATAAAGTCTCGCTCATAGATAGAGGAAGAGTACGCGCGCTAGCGCGCTACGGCTTACGCAGTTGATCGGATCAGATAGCCCTTCGGGAAACCAACCAAACCCGGCACATCAAATTCCGATCAACAACTTGGAGGTATGGCTGAGTGGCTTAAGGCATTGGTTTGCTAAATCGACATACAAGAAAGATTGTATCATGGGTTCGAATCCCATTTCCTCCGGCACGGAAGTTGAACGGGTGGGCGAAATTACGTGAGAGAAAGAACCTCTTGGTGGAGTCCCCCGGAGGACAGGATAGCACTACTTAGTTACTAGGAGCGGAGAGGCCGTTGCGCGTTGTTTTTGTTTGACCGACCTATCTTCTTTCTATAAGCAAGCTCCCTCCGGCCGTCCAGCCCCTGGGCGGCTCTCGGTTCTTGAGCATGTTGGGAGATTAGGCGGCAGTTGAAAGAGCTGCTCGAAAGCTTGACAAACAAGCGAAAAAGCCCTAACTCTTTTTTTTAGTAAAGGGCTTTTTCTTTTCCCTTACTAGTCAAGTGGTAAGGTAGGGCGCTATTCGATGAAGAAAACAGACTTTAGGAAAGTGGTTCAGGTAGCTCAGCTGGTTAGAGCAAAGGACTGAAAATCCTTGTGTCAGTGGTTCGAATCCACTTCTAAACGGGCGAAGGGTCCAAAGGACACGTAACCGGGAGCGAGCCGAAAAAAAGAAAAATGAAAGTGCAAGAGGAAGAAAAAAAGCCGTATAGTGCGGGAGGCATATTTTCTAAAAAAAGCGGTGGATTACTCGGATTGGTTCTCGCGTCCCTGTGCCCAAAAGGATGGGCGAGTTCGGTTCAAGTGTTCATCGATCGGGTGGATCTATATGCTCCGGGGGGGGGGGTGAGACGAGGTGTAGCGCAGTCTGGTCAGCGCATCTGTTTTGGGTACAGAGGGCCATAGGTTCGAATCCTGTCACCTTGATGTGGCTAATACAAATGAATGTCGGATAAATAGTGAAAGTGAAATTCATATTTCGCCGAATTTTTTTTTGTGATAGTATATAGGCGGCGGTTACTTAGAGATCCTTTATTTATGATGGTTTCCGTTTAGCGTTCGAGTCCTTGGAATCCAGCTCAAGAGCAAGCTCAAGCTGGACCGAAGACTCTTTTGGGATCAACGTTCTCCTAGAACCGGAACCTTTACCCGCGGCGGAAGTAATCAAACTTTCGAGCGCAAAACGCACACGTGGAAGCGGAGCTCTTTTCCCGTATACGGAATCTGGAAGCCCAACTAGCTCATGGAATACCACCACAACCCCACCCTGGTGAGTATGGGCAACTGGTACGCGAGAATTTTGAAAGTGCTTTGAGTGTTGACCACTACCGCAAGGCCCTAAGTATTGCATTTTTCAAAGTTCAAATAATGGTACTGAAAAGCCATTTACAGGATTTTTATTTGACTACATGATAACCGAACCAAGACTCGACGTTATACTGAATCAGTCGCTTTACAACGACATTCGTTCAGAAGCTGCTTACGACTTTTTAGAAGAGAAGGTGCAACCTGTTAATCCTATGAGAAAAGGCTTTCAACGAAATCTTTTGGAAGGCCTTGGTGGTATCGCGTATCGTATTCTAATAAATAGAAAGAAAGCTATTCTATAAAGCAGGCTTTCTCTCATCGAAAAGCTGGTGTGTTATCATATTATAAAGGAAGGCGCCGTTATATGTTTAACACATGAAAGTCGCCTACTCATATTCAAAAGGCGCGACTTCTAAAGTCAAGTTGAGCACCCGGACCGGAGGCTGCCCGCCCGGATGACAAGATCTGATGTTAAAGGGTGGCCCCTTATTTAGGATAAGCCCAGTGTAGTTGGATGGAAGGAAAGCGCATATCGGAAACGAATCTGGCATCTATGGAACCCACGTGCGAACCTTCGGAGCTCGAAGTGAAACGATAACATCAGGAACTTTGAGTTTTCTATGGTCAACATACGATGCAACTCGTTCCAGTCGAGCTCAGATGAAAATAGATACTCGGAAAAAGTCAAAGTAAAGTTCTCAAAGACAAAGCGCAGGAAACAGTCTTCAGTCGGTGTATGTCGAATATTTTCCCTGCCTTTCCCTCGGTCAGGCAGTACTGCTTTTAGTCATAGGGCATCTCATAGATGCCTTCCCGCCTTCCTACCCTGAAGGTACTGCGAGAACATCCGCCTTTTTGTTGCCCTTCTCCGTCTCTGTCTCTACGCTCGATTAGCCGTCTCGTTAACCTCCTTTCCTTCTTCTTTCTCCTTTCCCGGTGGTCGATCAAGTTCTGTTTTCACTTCCTTTACCGGGGGGATAGCTTTCTTTTCACTTCCTCTCTAGGTGGGAGAGGGCTTCTAAGAGATCCTTTGTGAGACAGGTCAGGCTGATGTTACGCTGAAGGGTGATGGCTAACAGAAGGGTGTGCTCACTGGTGGCTAGCAAAATAAATATTCTCTAAGAGCGTATCTTTCCCGATGTGGTTCTCAACGATCAGGCTTATGCGCTAGCTTATGGCTTACCTCAAGAATAATCAATAGATTAGTCCCTCCACCATGCACTTAATATGTTATCTGTCCCTATGTGAATGTGAGACAGATCAGGGGTAAGCATCGATCTCAGGCTGATGTTCTAGTTCCAGGGTGTGCTCTCAGAGGGCTTCTTATTTGAGCAATTGATATAGGAGCTCTAGCTTTCATTGCAGTTAGCTTGCGAGGAGACAGCTTCAGGCTAGCTTATGTGATAGTTCCAGGGTTGTCAACGAGAAGTAGCTCTACTAGAGGAATGAATGTTGAAAGCTCGACCACCTGGATAGGATCATAATAAGGGTACCCCAGCATACGAGTAAGACTTGAAAGCAAGACCAAAGTCCGAGTAAGATTAAACTAGCTCGACCAGCGTCCCAGGAAGCTTAGCGAACGACTAACGAGTTCTCAAGCAGGAAGTTCAAACTAAACAGGCTATGAACGACCCCTGATTAATCCTTGAGAGAGCACAGCACTCCCATAAGCTAGCCTGAAGCGGTCTCTACGCCCTTCACTTAGCGTAAGTAAAGCTCGTTCCGCCCACCCTTCCGCTACCGCATCAGCCGTCTCGTTCCGCCCACCCTTCTTTCATGAGTTTAGGAGTGAATGAGCTAAGCTAGATCTTTCTCTCCCACAGGGATAGGATGTTCAAAGTGAACTTGCTATCCCACCTAGAGAGGAATTCACTTGATTGAAGGGTCTCCCACCGGTAAAGGAATTTTCAATTCACTTGAAAGCTCTACCACAGGGCAGGGATAGGAAGGTTAATAAGGCGCTTTTAAGCCCTGAAGCTACCTCTTATGCCTTGTTGTTCCTCCTACCCATCCGCGTAACATCTTCCTTCAGCTAGCCCTCCTGATCTAATAAGAAGATGCCTGATCGCTTACCCTCTCCTATTCTAGTCGAGCTACTTCACGTACCCTACCCCGATCTTCTAGTTAATAGCTACCCATCAGCTTGATAGTAGACAACCCTGGATTCCTTTATTTGTTTGTTGCATTTCCACCAGAAAGAAATTTCCTTAAGCTTAGCAAGAAGACGCTCTTGACGAAAGAAAACTTGACTACAAAAGAAAGGTAAAAGTACTTAAATGAAAACAAAAAATATTACTGCTTAAAAGGCCCCGGTAAGAGGGGGTTAGTTATCTTAGAAGCCACCGACCAAGATGGGGGGCCGGGGGGACTTGCCATGCCTCCGCCGAAACCGAGGATTTTTCTCTTGAGAGAGCTCGGTTCTGCCAGAAAGCTGCATGCCGTATCGAGGAGCGCGGATTCGTTCCCCCGACTGTGGAATTTCGGCATGTGGGTGGTGAACGCGGGATGCAATATTCGATGTCGGTGTGTTAAGCATTTAGCGATCCACGATTCGTTGGGCGCTTCGGGGCCCTGTCAGTCGGCTTGCCAATCAACTGACCCGCTTTCCTGAGTCAACAGGAGAACTACCCCTATTCCGACTTTGAACAGGCTTCTTTCTTTCTAGCCTGTTCGTTTTGGCCTCACTCTTTCATGGGAGAGGAAAGGTCTCCTTTGTCATAGGCGGCGGAGGGTGCCTCCTAGAGGTTTTTTTTTCGGGATCCTCTCCCAATGTGCATATAACTCACTTTCGGCACTTCCGTTAGTTCTCCACATGCACATGTCCAAAAACCTTCTGGAACATCGACTCTGTACTTCTTGCAACTTCATCTCCAGAACGCAACATACCGACAAAACTGGAACACGATAATGAAGAATGTAGCTCTACACCCGTAGGGTGTTGGAAGGTAAGCACGTCATCATCCAAATTTAGAAAACGTGGACTCTAGACCTAGAGGGAGGGTTGAAGATCTGGAAGTGGGAACGCCACAAACCTCAATTTTGACTTGACTAACGTTCCAAAAATTTCGTTCACGCTTACTTACTTATGAGCAAAACGGGTTCTAAATAAGAAGCCCTTTGAATAAGCGACAAAGAGTACACCGTTCAAACGGAAGACCAGACGAAGATGGTGGGAATGAAACTAAAGATCTTCTGATTTTATCCTTAGGCCAACTCACGAGCTGGACTCGAACCAGCACTTCCGGATGAATTACATCCAGCTTTATACCAATGATCGTTATTTTTGGTTATCCGGTTCATCCTACGCGATGACTTACGGGGAAACTCCCTTTACCCTAAGGAAAACCAAGGTTTGTTTGATCTGAAATAAAAGTCTTTGGGTACGTTGTCCTTCTCTGAAATGGGAGAATCAACTTGCTGGTGGATCTCGTGCTTTCTTTTTTTTAGCACTTTTCAAAGTAAACCTGAAGGAAGCCTCGCGTTTCATTATTCTCCTTCTTGAAAATGTTTCTGAATTAGATCCTAGATTAGACAGTCATAAGAGCAATAACCAGCTCTTCCTTTATAGATCTGGTTATAAGCCTTTGTTAAAGCCTTTCTTTCATCTGTCTTATTTTCGAATGAAAGGAATTTCTTATTCACTTCAGTGACGCATTCGCTCGTTTTAAGCGATGTAAAAAGGCCTCCCCTTTCTCAATATCTATATCTCATTGAATATTTTATGGATTTCATGGTTTTTATTATCTTTCATATTCGAAACTTCAATCGCATACCGCGCTTGCTTTTGTTTTTCAATGTTGTGTTCTATGCGATGCAAGTTATTTTCGTTATAGAGGTCGTAATTTTCCTCTTCTTCCATAGGAGAAAGATTCAGATCTGGTAAAGTGTGAGTCCGACGAGTTGGGTTCGAGGTCGAGGTGGAAGGGCGGTCTTCTTCTTCAGAAGAAGAATCAAACTCACAAGCGGCAACGCCGATGGCTGGAAGAAGAGGCGCCTGGCTCCAGCTGCGGAAAGTAAAAAATGGAGAATCATAACCACACCCCCCTTGTCACAACAAAGGAAAGAAGGGAAAGAACAATAAAATAAGTAGAATGTGGAAAAAAGGGCTTCTTCTCATATATTTATTCATATGTTGATATATGTTCATTCGCTCTGCTCGCGGAGCGGCATACCGAGCATAAAAAGCGTTATCGGATTTGAACAACTGAGTGGTTCTAATGTTCTTTTTCCTTATAAAAAGTTTTTATGCATAAAAAAACTCCTCTTCTATTCCTATGCAATTCAAATCATTTTTTCACCGGGCTTGGACCATGTCTCCCGAACAATCTCAGTACATATGGCGCAAGACGATTCCACATATCGAGGTCGGAATGGGATCGGGTGTTTTCACGTCTCACCGTAGTGCCCGGTTTGTCTTGATTTCCGATTTCTGAACAAGAAGGAAAATGGAACTATTGGATTTTTTTTTACTCGCCCCCGGATACGTGTCCTTTGGACCCTTTGCCCGGCCGCCACCAGTGGAAGCAAGCTAGCCCCCTATGGAGGTTGCCCCTTTCCCCTTTTCATAATAATAAGGTAAGCAGTCAAGCCC
The DNA window shown above is from Ziziphus jujuba mitochondrion, complete genome and carries:
- the rpl5 gene encoding ribosomal protein L5, whose translation is MFPLYFHYEDVSRQDPLLKPNHANVMEVPGSCEIRVVPKAPYDFIIKNGKLAMEIPRGQKFIQTQRGSTGKSFRSNPFLGSSKDKGYVSDLARQSTLRGHGMSNFSVRISTVMSLLDSPVEIRKNSIQFSMETEFCEFSPELEDHFEIFEHIRGFNVTIVTSANTQDETLPPWSGFLQKDEGETQ